A part of Nitrospira sp. genomic DNA contains:
- a CDS encoding glycosyltransferase — MTDVVPMHVRDGPSHNAPPRPLFPEIGVVAFVPEKWGGPWLSRHQVLTRLSRYFYVLWAEPAGSWRELVLGGGTPANRAHSLEMFPEGFALYQSEGWLPQFGRPAWLASWTAAERGRRAAALLRQRGCKTIVFYLWRPHFDSVLDGSSYDLSCYHIVDEYSFSPSEQPLTNQEIQLIKRVDQVFIHSPALLERKGHFNPHTRLVPNGVNYRAFATPQSEPADLAKIPRPRLGYVGIIKTQLDFRLLLELVTRHVKWSFVFVGPRGKLGADATLVDQLSALQNMHFLGHKPIEVACAYPQHMDVCLLPYKANDYTKYIYPLKLHEYLAGGKPIVGTPIRSLLDFAHVIKLASTSEEWSRALTESLASEAMSSDQIQKRRSIARQVDWGTLVHTIAGSLCARLGPIYREQFAAIELEAL, encoded by the coding sequence ATGACCGATGTCGTTCCAATGCATGTCAGGGATGGTCCTAGCCATAATGCGCCACCTCGCCCATTGTTTCCTGAGATCGGAGTGGTCGCATTTGTTCCGGAGAAGTGGGGCGGCCCCTGGCTGTCGCGGCATCAGGTGCTTACCCGCCTCTCCAGATATTTTTATGTCCTGTGGGCAGAGCCTGCCGGAAGCTGGAGAGAACTCGTGCTCGGCGGTGGGACGCCGGCGAATCGCGCTCATTCTTTGGAGATGTTCCCGGAGGGTTTTGCCCTATATCAGTCGGAGGGTTGGTTGCCTCAGTTTGGCCGGCCCGCTTGGCTAGCCTCCTGGACTGCTGCGGAACGAGGTCGCCGAGCGGCAGCACTGCTTCGCCAACGCGGGTGCAAGACCATCGTCTTTTATCTCTGGCGACCGCACTTCGACTCTGTCTTGGACGGTAGCTCATATGACCTCAGCTGCTACCATATTGTAGATGAATACTCGTTCTCCCCTTCCGAGCAGCCGCTCACAAACCAAGAGATACAATTGATTAAGCGAGTGGACCAAGTATTCATCCACTCGCCGGCCTTACTGGAGCGCAAAGGTCATTTCAATCCTCACACGCGCCTTGTCCCTAATGGCGTAAACTATCGAGCATTTGCGACTCCACAATCGGAGCCGGCTGATTTGGCAAAGATTCCGCGTCCGCGGCTTGGCTATGTTGGGATCATCAAGACGCAGTTGGACTTTCGGCTCTTACTCGAGCTGGTGACTCGCCACGTGAAGTGGTCCTTTGTGTTCGTGGGGCCCAGAGGTAAGTTGGGAGCGGACGCAACGCTCGTGGATCAATTATCCGCGTTGCAGAACATGCACTTTCTCGGACACAAGCCGATAGAAGTCGCGTGCGCTTATCCACAGCATATGGATGTCTGCCTGCTCCCATACAAAGCCAATGATTACACGAAATATATCTATCCGCTTAAACTCCATGAATATCTGGCCGGAGGGAAGCCGATCGTGGGAACGCCAATCCGATCCCTTTTGGATTTTGCACATGTCATTAAGCTGGCAAGTACGTCGGAGGAATGGTCAAGAGCACTGACTGAGTCACTTGCGTCAGAGGCCATGTCGAGCGATCAAATCCAGAAGCGTCGTAGCATCGCGCGACAGGTGGATTGGGGGACCTTGGTTCATACTATTGCCGGATCGCTGTGTGCCCGACTTGGTCCCATCTACAGGGAGCAGTTTGCCGCTATTGAACTTGAGGCTCTCTAG
- a CDS encoding ABC transporter ATP-binding protein, with product MGDIAIRVEEIGKQYRIGKAEKYKTLRDTLASAFTAPFRTVGRLLRREAADDLGQDDQIWALKDVSFEVRRGEVIGVIGGNGAGKSTLLKILSRITEPTTGFAEIHGRVGSLLEVGTGFHGELTGRENTYLNGAILGMTRKEIDRKFDEIVAFSEVEKFIDTPVKHYSSGMYLRLAFAVAAHLEPEILIVDEVLAVGDAGFQQKCLGKMGAVAKEGRTVLFVSHNMGAITQLCGRAVQLEKGRLKRSGSAGEVVAAYLSAVAGTELKSSWSNESSNSNGSDVRFSSARLLSTEEQPLSITNFNESLLIQIAYEVKVPVRNLSVTCLLYDSMNHLVFESMDTDMPEWNGCVREPGSYRATAKIPPRLLRPGRYQLSFVAFVEGVRVIEQLQRVLTFDMSGVGYTLQPKREGIVSPVLDWKVCRCSDNGRMD from the coding sequence ATGGGCGATATTGCCATACGAGTAGAGGAGATCGGCAAGCAGTACCGTATCGGTAAAGCGGAAAAATACAAGACGCTGCGGGATACCTTGGCTTCTGCCTTCACCGCACCATTTCGAACGGTAGGGCGGTTATTGCGAAGGGAGGCGGCGGACGATCTTGGACAGGATGACCAGATTTGGGCGTTGAAGGATGTCTCTTTCGAGGTGAGACGGGGTGAAGTCATCGGGGTGATCGGTGGCAACGGCGCCGGCAAGAGCACCCTCTTAAAAATACTCTCGCGCATCACCGAACCGACGACGGGCTTCGCAGAAATCCACGGACGCGTCGGCTCGCTCCTTGAGGTGGGGACCGGTTTTCATGGTGAGTTAACCGGGAGGGAAAACACCTATTTGAACGGCGCGATTCTTGGTATGACTAGAAAGGAAATCGACAGGAAATTTGACGAAATTGTCGCCTTTTCCGAGGTCGAGAAGTTTATCGATACTCCAGTCAAGCACTATTCCAGCGGCATGTATCTTCGATTGGCTTTTGCCGTTGCAGCGCATCTCGAGCCGGAGATTTTGATCGTTGACGAGGTGCTGGCAGTCGGGGATGCGGGATTCCAACAAAAGTGCCTCGGCAAAATGGGAGCGGTGGCCAAAGAGGGCCGGACGGTTTTGTTCGTCAGTCACAACATGGGCGCCATCACGCAGCTTTGTGGACGGGCCGTGCAATTGGAGAAGGGGAGATTAAAACGGAGCGGTTCCGCTGGAGAAGTGGTGGCCGCTTATTTGTCGGCGGTAGCCGGGACAGAACTTAAGTCGAGTTGGTCAAACGAATCCTCCAACTCTAATGGCTCCGATGTCCGATTTAGCTCCGCACGACTTTTGTCAACTGAGGAACAGCCCCTGTCCATTACAAACTTCAACGAGTCGCTTCTGATTCAGATTGCCTACGAAGTAAAGGTCCCCGTAAGGAATCTTTCTGTTACATGTCTGCTCTATGATTCGATGAATCATCTCGTCTTTGAATCGATGGATACCGATATGCCGGAATGGAATGGGTGCGTCAGAGAGCCCGGTAGTTATCGTGCCACCGCCAAGATTCCTCCCCGTCTCCTGAGACCTGGCCGCTATCAGTTATCGTTCGTCGCGTTCGTCGAGGGAGTGAGAGTCATAGAGCAGCTTCAGCGAGTCCTAACGTTCGATATGTCGGGAGTAGGATACACCTTGCAGCCCAAACGGGAAGGTATCGTCTCGCCGGTGCTTGATTGGAAGGTGTGCCGATGCAGCGATAACGGACGGATGGACTAG
- a CDS encoding glycosyltransferase family 2 protein — MRPESQPLVSVLTPVYNCEDYLSECIESVLAQTYENWEYCIVNNCSADRTLEIAEAYAKKDNRIRIHNNSDFVGIGQNGNIAFQQMSPNSKYCKVVYADDWLFPECIMKMVKLAEAHSTVAIVGAYGLLGEAVSWDGLPYTSSVVSGREISRWTLLGKPYVFGNPTSLLLRSDLVRASEPFYDASNSHCDSEACLRILRSWDFGFVHQVLSYNRIREGSGRSFSRRYNTYLPNNIDRLLKFGPTVLSQEELSARLKYYLAIYYDYLAVSVFMLREKEFWAFHREKMERMGHPLSLPRLAAAVCSKAIDYLFNPKRTIEGLLRKIRHGS, encoded by the coding sequence ATGAGGCCAGAGTCACAACCTTTAGTGAGCGTGCTTACGCCGGTTTACAACTGCGAGGATTATTTGTCTGAGTGTATTGAGAGCGTATTGGCCCAAACCTATGAAAATTGGGAATATTGCATCGTCAATAACTGCAGCGCTGATCGGACCCTGGAAATCGCCGAAGCCTATGCCAAGAAAGACAACAGGATCCGCATCCATAATAACTCAGACTTTGTCGGGATCGGTCAAAATGGGAATATTGCATTTCAGCAGATGTCGCCGAACAGCAAGTACTGCAAAGTTGTCTACGCTGATGACTGGCTGTTTCCGGAATGCATCATGAAAATGGTGAAATTAGCGGAAGCCCATTCGACCGTCGCCATCGTTGGCGCCTATGGTTTGCTTGGAGAAGCCGTGTCCTGGGATGGTTTGCCCTATACCAGCTCAGTGGTGTCTGGTCGAGAGATCAGCCGATGGACTCTTTTGGGAAAACCGTATGTGTTTGGAAACCCTACATCTCTTCTACTGCGATCAGATCTCGTGAGGGCCTCGGAGCCATTTTACGATGCGTCCAATAGCCATTGTGATTCCGAAGCGTGCCTTCGGATCTTGAGAAGTTGGGACTTTGGCTTTGTGCATCAAGTGCTATCATACAACAGAATACGGGAGGGTTCGGGAAGAAGCTTTAGTCGGCGGTACAATACCTATCTTCCAAATAATATTGATCGGCTCCTGAAGTTCGGCCCGACAGTTTTGAGTCAGGAAGAACTCAGTGCACGACTCAAATACTATTTGGCCATATACTATGACTACCTGGCTGTCTCGGTGTTCATGTTAAGAGAAAAAGAGTTCTGGGCCTTTCACCGGGAGAAAATGGAACGCATGGGGCATCCATTGAGTTTGCCGAGATTGGCCGCCGCCGTTTGCTCAAAGGCCATCGATTACCTGTTTAATCCCAAGCGAACCATTGAAGGCCTATTGAGAAAGATTCGGCATGGAAGTTGA
- a CDS encoding glycosyltransferase family 4 protein → MINRSLIDLNNLKLRIPRHHRLLYVVGQLGLGGLERQLYYLLANLDHARYQPAVVVWNHNPNDKYYRDIEELSIPIYGLSADGNPLLKLKTLRAFARQVSPEVIHSYGFHTNFAAYYAAWGNGTVAIGSLRGDFVSAKREGGAFRGALNARWPVCHISNSMASADAVKRAVGLFTPRHVFVVRNALDLKQFRWAGDISKRRDYVAAVGSLLPVKRWDRLLRVAQSLKTVANSGIRFEIAGDGPLRLSLENLAADLGISDLVVFRGAVYDIPTFLREAKFLVHTSESEGCPNVVMEAMACGIPVVAMEAGEIPYLIEDGKMGYVVPQDDEVSFVERMSQLLDDNELCLRMGLAAYEKAKREFTLDRLVSDTLTVYRSAGWGEKSIDNLTMASASDRGH, encoded by the coding sequence ATGATCAACCGGTCTTTAATAGACCTCAATAACCTCAAGTTGAGGATTCCAAGACACCATCGGTTGCTGTATGTCGTAGGGCAACTTGGGCTTGGTGGATTAGAGCGGCAACTTTATTATCTTCTTGCAAATCTGGATCATGCCCGATATCAACCTGCTGTTGTTGTCTGGAACCACAATCCCAACGACAAATACTATCGAGATATTGAAGAGCTCAGTATCCCAATCTACGGATTGTCTGCCGATGGAAATCCTCTGTTGAAATTGAAAACCCTACGAGCCTTCGCACGACAAGTGTCGCCGGAGGTCATTCACTCATATGGGTTTCATACGAACTTTGCTGCATACTATGCGGCATGGGGAAACGGAACGGTGGCGATCGGCTCTCTACGCGGCGACTTTGTCAGTGCCAAGCGAGAGGGTGGAGCATTCAGAGGGGCACTCAATGCGAGATGGCCAGTCTGTCATATCTCAAATAGTATGGCATCGGCTGATGCTGTGAAGCGTGCGGTTGGCCTGTTCACGCCCAGACACGTTTTCGTCGTCCGTAACGCCCTTGACCTCAAACAATTCAGGTGGGCTGGTGATATCTCAAAGAGGAGGGATTATGTGGCAGCAGTCGGGTCGTTGTTACCGGTCAAGCGTTGGGACAGGCTGCTAAGAGTGGCTCAAAGTCTAAAGACTGTCGCGAACAGCGGTATACGCTTCGAGATAGCTGGCGATGGTCCGCTTCGTCTCAGTCTTGAAAATCTCGCAGCGGACCTGGGTATTTCTGACCTCGTTGTGTTTCGCGGTGCAGTGTATGACATACCGACATTCTTGCGTGAGGCGAAATTTCTGGTTCATACTTCTGAAAGTGAAGGATGTCCCAACGTCGTGATGGAAGCGATGGCCTGCGGAATCCCCGTTGTGGCTATGGAAGCGGGCGAGATTCCTTACCTCATAGAAGATGGCAAAATGGGGTATGTTGTTCCTCAAGACGATGAAGTGTCGTTCGTAGAACGCATGTCTCAACTTCTTGATGATAACGAGCTATGCCTCCGTATGGGGTTGGCTGCCTATGAAAAAGCGAAACGAGAGTTCACTCTGGATCGCCTTGTTTCAGACACCCTGACGGTCTACAGATCAGCGGGTTGGGGAGAGAAAAGCATTGATAATCTTACCATGGCATCTGCGTCGGATCGAGGTCATTGA
- a CDS encoding O-antigen ligase family protein, whose product MIILPLQDHIPTVAGMSVVFLIFAALAVYVALMRPRILGEVWSHPVFLAAYVFVGVSGLLEFSSPLSRYDEIVRFTQMIVGAICVAVLCRDRSALSTGLYGYIAAALWVSVVLFLTSYGTLQGMGKAENFHEASKIRNEAFADKAVQANINALGFVCVQGAIVAFALSLSDRLKHRRIPLLGIATFCLVASFLPMSRAAALISLVSLGAMLYVYGAKQGKALIVVSVLGMAIYMVVPDAVWSRMAFSTEVKEGKMEGRAWLLTTAINRLPEYIVAGVGSGNFWKKWGFEKGFYKESTGSVYGAHNALLQVAIYWGILGLSTFLLIMWSVYRSIPFQCGRDELSLALFGIIVALGLWLLESHTFYDKWLAFGIGMLVGARERIWPTGIVSAVETEERTSFRTIFLGRHRI is encoded by the coding sequence ATGATAATTTTGCCGCTGCAAGATCATATTCCGACTGTGGCTGGGATGAGCGTCGTATTTTTGATATTTGCAGCACTTGCTGTATATGTTGCTCTGATGCGTCCTCGCATATTGGGGGAGGTTTGGTCTCATCCCGTTTTCCTTGCAGCTTACGTCTTTGTTGGCGTCAGCGGTCTTCTGGAATTTTCAAGTCCACTCTCCAGGTATGACGAGATCGTACGCTTTACTCAAATGATCGTTGGAGCAATTTGCGTTGCGGTACTATGTAGAGATCGGTCAGCGTTGTCTACCGGCTTGTATGGATATATCGCAGCTGCCTTGTGGGTATCTGTGGTTCTCTTCTTGACCTCGTACGGAACTCTGCAAGGAATGGGGAAGGCAGAGAATTTCCACGAGGCTAGCAAGATTCGCAATGAAGCATTTGCTGATAAGGCCGTTCAGGCCAATATCAATGCATTGGGTTTTGTATGTGTGCAGGGGGCAATTGTCGCATTTGCTTTATCTCTATCGGACAGACTCAAGCATCGACGTATTCCATTGTTGGGAATAGCTACCTTTTGCCTCGTCGCCTCATTCTTACCGATGTCTAGAGCTGCCGCTCTGATCAGCCTCGTGTCCCTTGGCGCCATGCTCTATGTTTACGGAGCCAAACAGGGGAAAGCATTGATCGTTGTTTCTGTGTTAGGCATGGCTATTTATATGGTGGTTCCTGACGCTGTCTGGTCACGGATGGCCTTTTCGACTGAGGTGAAGGAGGGTAAAATGGAAGGCCGTGCATGGCTATTAACCACGGCAATAAACCGTCTGCCAGAATACATCGTGGCCGGTGTTGGTTCGGGAAATTTCTGGAAGAAGTGGGGATTTGAGAAGGGATTTTATAAAGAATCAACCGGCTCTGTTTATGGTGCACACAATGCACTACTACAAGTAGCCATCTACTGGGGCATTCTCGGTCTCTCGACGTTTCTGTTGATCATGTGGTCTGTCTATCGGTCGATTCCATTCCAATGTGGTCGTGATGAACTTTCTCTTGCGTTGTTCGGGATTATTGTTGCACTCGGTCTTTGGTTGTTGGAGTCGCACACGTTTTATGACAAATGGCTTGCCTTTGGTATAGGTATGTTGGTTGGTGCTCGAGAGAGGATCTGGCCTACTGGTATCGTGTCGGCAGTTGAAACAGAAGAGAGAACATCGTTCCGGACCATCTTTCTGGGCCGTCATCGAATCTAG
- a CDS encoding IS110 family transposase, with amino-acid sequence MTPPQVFVGIEVSTSQMDVALRPEGRFVVANDETGCARLVERLRAVSPTLVVLEATGGYEIPVTGALAAAQITVVVNPRPGRDVAKATGTLAKTDALDAQPLAHFAEVIRPARRPLPDELTQALAALVTRRRQRVDMLTAEKNRLRQASTLICPRLKAHLTWLERAVQEADTDLAEAIRQSPRWRENDARLRSAPGVGPVLTTTLLATVPERGTLTHKQISALVGGAPCSRDRGLLRGKRPLGGGRAQARAVLSMGAIVATRFNPVSRAFDQRLGAAGKANKVALTACMRKLLVILTAMLKQRPPWRHGMEPAWAGA; translated from the coding sequence ATGACACCGCCACAGGTCTTTGTCGGGATCGAGGTGTCAACGTCGCAGATGGATGTGGCCCTTCGCCCAGAGGGCCGGTTCGTGGTTGCCAATGATGAGACGGGATGTGCGCGGCTTGTCGAGCGGTTGCGTGCAGTATCCCCCACGCTGGTGGTGCTGGAAGCCACTGGGGGGTACGAAATCCCGGTCACGGGGGCGTTGGCGGCGGCCCAGATCACGGTGGTGGTCAACCCGCGACCAGGGCGTGACGTCGCCAAAGCGACGGGGACGCTGGCGAAAACTGACGCCCTGGATGCCCAGCCGTTGGCGCACTTCGCGGAGGTGATCCGACCAGCGCGACGACCGTTACCCGACGAGCTCACACAGGCCTTGGCCGCTCTGGTCACGCGCCGTCGTCAACGGGTGGACATGCTGACAGCAGAGAAGAATCGGCTCCGCCAGGCGTCGACGCTGATTTGCCCCAGGCTGAAGGCCCATCTCACCTGGCTCGAACGGGCGGTGCAGGAGGCGGACACCGACCTGGCCGAGGCCATTCGGCAGAGTCCCCGCTGGCGGGAGAACGATGCGCGGCTACGGAGCGCGCCGGGCGTGGGCCCGGTCCTCACCACCACGTTGCTCGCGACCGTCCCGGAGCGGGGCACCTTGACGCACAAGCAGATTTCAGCCTTGGTGGGGGGGGCGCCCTGCAGTCGCGATCGCGGGCTGCTGCGCGGAAAACGCCCCCTCGGGGGCGGTCGGGCGCAGGCTCGCGCGGTCCTCTCTATGGGGGCGATCGTGGCCACGCGGTTCAATCCCGTCAGTCGGGCGTTCGATCAGCGCTTGGGTGCGGCCGGGAAAGCCAACAAAGTCGCGCTGACGGCGTGCATGCGCAAATTGCTGGTCATCTTGACCGCGATGCTCAAACAGCGGCCACCCTGGCGGCACGGGATGGAACCGGCCTGGGCGGGGGCATAG
- a CDS encoding class I SAM-dependent methyltransferase has product MLHVAPEAFFREFFSQRFGRYETADLKMKGADHIVDLQCLPFNDHAYDFVFASHVLEHIPDDHKAISEIRRILKPSGMAILPVPIYSGKTVEFSEPDPNEFGHVRAPGLDYFDRYERHFSKVERFDSDCQPEKYQVFVYQEDSRPSKAESRSLPAPSCRKLHDVVPVCYV; this is encoded by the coding sequence ATGCTTCACGTTGCCCCCGAAGCATTCTTTCGGGAGTTTTTCTCGCAGCGCTTTGGTCGATATGAAACTGCCGACTTGAAGATGAAAGGCGCTGATCACATCGTGGACCTTCAATGCCTTCCATTCAACGATCATGCGTACGATTTTGTTTTTGCATCGCACGTGTTGGAACATATCCCCGATGATCACAAAGCAATATCGGAAATCCGTAGAATCCTGAAGCCGAGCGGCATGGCCATTTTGCCCGTTCCTATCTACTCGGGAAAAACCGTTGAATTTTCCGAGCCAGATCCGAATGAATTTGGTCACGTGCGGGCACCAGGCTTGGACTATTTCGATAGATATGAACGCCATTTTTCGAAGGTTGAGAGGTTTGATTCCGACTGTCAGCCTGAGAAATATCAGGTATTTGTCTATCAAGAAGATAGCCGACCATCGAAAGCTGAATCTCGCTCTTTGCCTGCGCCGTCATGTCGAAAGCTACACGACGTGGTTCCGGTATGCTATGTCTGA
- a CDS encoding glycosyltransferase translates to MAMSGVEIGDQAAWSDKLTISNMATKRRPKLLFLAYPFPPAKAPGCVRTWNIAMYLTRLGWDVTVVTPDPSILRNVESGEPALSELDGKCIKRILTNHRWRCLAPNNLKCWNQSFGWFLGGVCRIVARNLRIDAHIGWVKAVEQACSALTGNDVDVILATGSPFEAFSLAKRLSRRLGRPYVLDYRDPWTGNPHAGRLPPLAAIQREAGVLEDCAAITIVSPSWGVALDRRFGVGAKLHVVPNGYDFGEVTAVKPYDFGHCAFVYTGIFYPPKRIISPFFEALKLLKEALNGQAEGWYFHYYGPDDRHVREQAGSWGLTDHIVLHGRVPRREALSAVKGASLSVVITSVAEEESLEDKGIVTGKIFEAIGLVTPVLLIAPIGSDARTITASTGLVKSFTGTEIQGMVSFLKDVVCGWTPQPKNIEICSWATISKNLDVLLRGVIARDRGHADVR, encoded by the coding sequence ATGGCAATGAGTGGGGTAGAGATAGGCGACCAAGCTGCTTGGTCTGATAAGCTTACCATCAGTAATATGGCGACGAAGAGACGCCCCAAACTGCTGTTTCTCGCGTATCCATTCCCACCGGCCAAAGCACCCGGCTGTGTCAGGACCTGGAATATCGCTATGTACCTGACCCGACTCGGGTGGGACGTGACAGTAGTAACACCTGATCCCTCTATATTGCGGAATGTTGAAAGCGGCGAGCCGGCCTTGTCTGAGTTAGATGGTAAGTGCATCAAGCGAATCCTGACTAACCACCGATGGCGTTGTCTCGCACCGAACAATCTGAAGTGCTGGAATCAGAGCTTTGGCTGGTTTTTGGGAGGAGTCTGTCGAATAGTTGCAAGAAACCTGAGGATTGACGCGCATATTGGTTGGGTCAAAGCGGTGGAGCAAGCCTGTTCTGCTTTGACAGGGAACGACGTGGACGTCATCCTCGCGACCGGTTCCCCGTTCGAAGCGTTTAGCTTAGCCAAGCGTCTTTCTCGGCGGCTTGGCCGTCCCTATGTCCTGGATTATCGGGATCCCTGGACCGGAAATCCTCATGCCGGTCGTCTCCCTCCACTGGCTGCTATCCAAAGGGAGGCCGGTGTACTTGAGGACTGTGCAGCGATCACGATAGTGTCACCTTCTTGGGGGGTTGCTTTGGATCGACGTTTTGGTGTTGGGGCAAAACTTCATGTTGTGCCGAATGGCTACGATTTCGGCGAGGTGACGGCCGTCAAGCCGTACGATTTCGGACATTGTGCATTTGTTTATACAGGAATCTTCTACCCGCCCAAGCGCATTATCTCGCCATTTTTTGAAGCGCTCAAACTCCTCAAGGAGGCGTTAAACGGACAAGCAGAAGGATGGTACTTCCACTACTATGGTCCGGACGACAGGCATGTTCGTGAACAGGCAGGTAGTTGGGGTTTGACTGATCATATTGTGCTTCACGGAAGAGTACCGAGACGGGAGGCCTTATCGGCTGTCAAGGGAGCGAGTCTTTCAGTTGTGATCACCTCAGTGGCCGAAGAAGAATCCTTAGAAGACAAGGGAATCGTTACCGGCAAGATATTTGAAGCTATCGGGCTTGTAACACCCGTTCTGTTGATTGCCCCTATCGGCAGTGATGCGAGAACGATAACAGCCTCCACTGGGTTAGTGAAAAGTTTTACAGGCACCGAGATTCAGGGTATGGTATCGTTTCTCAAGGACGTGGTTTGTGGATGGACTCCTCAGCCAAAAAATATTGAGATCTGTTCGTGGGCGACCATCTCCAAAAATCTCGATGTCCTCCTGCGAGGAGTAATAGCACGCGATAGGGGTCACGCAGACGTGAGATAA
- a CDS encoding PIG-L family deacetylase, whose protein sequence is MLEKSIIVAAHPDDEVLWFSSILEKVNEIVVCFVNSESYPEWTDGRRKSLAAYPMKNLSTLNIDQSEVFNGGDWDNPVVTDYGMEITNKKIADRNEQYKLNYENLRQQLEQHLLGRLNVFTHNPWGEYGHEEHIQVYRAVKMVQGKLHFNLWYSNYVSNKSLKFMLSHLNRFHFEYVSFETNKALAHDIRDIYKKNKCWTWYDHWQWYNEESFIKERDFEPGDKKVGNLFPINLIKVSLPPVRTRKSPSYYSVIDRTMKRLTREIFRKFGIEVRRYVPNVYERTVSLEPERKSQGNVLLSYHIKPFLLKPGESVPNSHTSQWRCLQIARTFLDLGYSVDVIDSHNHVFQPKKPYALFVGHRINFDRIVGLLNSDCTKIAHLDTAHWVYNNYATYQRKLELQQRRGITIKGSDRIVEQTLALEHADCVTVCGNDFNVSTLRYSSKPVYKLPQAPPMVYPWSDDKEFDICRTNFLWFGSHGFVHKGLDLALEAFAEMPDYHLYVCGPLKKEEDFIAAYHKELYQTPNIHAVGWVDVESPEFTVMAKKCLGVVYPSCSEAGGGNVIVCMHAGLIPLVSYESSVDVEDFGVMFKDNSVNTIQEAVRMVSNLPPDQLQRMARKAWEFARANHTREKFAEAYKKFVLTVLGMTGE, encoded by the coding sequence ATGTTAGAGAAGTCCATCATCGTTGCGGCACACCCGGACGACGAGGTGCTATGGTTTAGTTCAATCCTGGAGAAAGTAAATGAGATCGTCGTCTGTTTTGTGAACAGCGAGTCCTACCCTGAGTGGACTGACGGAAGGCGGAAGAGTTTGGCAGCATACCCGATGAAGAATCTGTCCACCCTCAATATCGATCAGTCAGAGGTGTTCAACGGCGGGGATTGGGACAATCCGGTGGTGACCGACTATGGAATGGAGATTACGAATAAAAAGATCGCTGATCGGAATGAACAATACAAATTGAATTACGAGAACCTGAGGCAGCAGCTTGAACAGCACTTGCTAGGGCGCCTCAACGTGTTTACCCATAATCCTTGGGGGGAGTATGGGCATGAAGAGCATATACAGGTCTATCGGGCCGTCAAGATGGTGCAAGGCAAGCTACACTTTAACTTATGGTACTCCAATTATGTCAGCAATAAATCGCTCAAGTTCATGTTAAGTCATCTGAATAGATTTCATTTTGAATACGTATCCTTCGAAACGAATAAGGCTCTGGCGCACGATATTAGGGATATTTATAAGAAGAATAAGTGTTGGACATGGTATGATCACTGGCAATGGTACAACGAAGAGTCATTCATTAAAGAAAGAGATTTTGAGCCAGGGGACAAAAAGGTCGGGAACCTGTTTCCAATAAACCTCATCAAAGTCAGTCTCCCTCCGGTCCGAACAAGAAAATCCCCTTCGTATTACTCGGTGATCGATCGAACGATGAAGCGATTAACCAGAGAAATATTTAGGAAATTCGGAATAGAGGTTAGGCGGTATGTCCCCAACGTGTATGAGAGGACGGTATCACTTGAGCCTGAAAGAAAATCACAAGGCAATGTGCTTCTCTCGTATCACATTAAGCCATTCCTGCTAAAGCCTGGTGAATCTGTTCCGAATTCACATACCAGTCAGTGGCGGTGTTTGCAGATCGCGAGAACCTTTTTAGACTTGGGATATTCTGTGGATGTGATCGATTCACACAATCATGTCTTTCAGCCGAAGAAGCCGTATGCGTTGTTCGTCGGTCACCGGATTAATTTTGATAGGATCGTCGGGTTGCTCAACAGTGATTGTACCAAGATCGCCCACTTGGATACGGCTCATTGGGTTTATAATAACTATGCCACCTATCAGCGTAAATTGGAGCTCCAACAGAGAAGAGGAATAACGATCAAGGGAAGCGATAGAATAGTCGAGCAGACGCTGGCGCTCGAACATGCAGATTGCGTGACTGTCTGCGGCAATGATTTTAATGTCAGTACACTACGGTATTCAAGTAAACCGGTTTACAAGCTTCCTCAGGCGCCACCGATGGTGTACCCCTGGTCGGATGACAAAGAGTTCGACATCTGTCGAACGAATTTTCTGTGGTTCGGAAGCCATGGCTTCGTGCACAAGGGCTTGGATTTGGCGTTAGAAGCGTTTGCGGAAATGCCGGATTATCATCTGTACGTGTGTGGTCCGTTAAAAAAGGAAGAAGACTTCATAGCGGCCTACCATAAAGAGCTCTATCAAACTCCGAATATCCATGCGGTTGGATGGGTCGATGTGGAAAGTCCTGAATTTACGGTGATGGCTAAGAAGTGTCTGGGGGTGGTCTATCCTTCTTGCTCTGAAGCAGGAGGAGGGAATGTAATCGTCTGTATGCATGCAGGGCTGATTCCCCTTGTGAGCTACGAGTCGAGTGTTGACGTAGAGGATTTTGGCGTGATGTTCAAGGACAACTCCGTCAATACCATACAAGAGGCTGTGCGAATGGTGTCCAACCTTCCTCCTGACCAGCTTCAGAGGATGGCCAGGAAAGCTTGGGAATTCGCACGCGCCAATCACACAAGGGAAAAATTTGCAGAAGCGTACAAGAAATTTGTTTTGACTGTTTTGGGAATGACGGGGGAGTGA